The DNA segment GGCCAATCACGCATGCAAACGGAGCGCGCCTTCTCCTCTCGAAACACTTCGGGTAGGAGAAGGAGCGCGCCTTCTCCTCTCGAAACACTTCAGGTAGAAAGAAGAAAGACATCAGCGTATCGCAAAGGTGCCTCCATTTGCACGGTTGTTGACATTTGATTAAACCACACAAGTTATTCATTCACAAATTAGCATTATGCGTGCTGAACTGCAACCACAAATTTTCATGAGCTTCTTCAACGATAAATTGGCTAACGGAAAGCAGTCATGTATACTCATTTTACCGCTTGTGGAGCAGACGCATAAATGCCAATGGCCTCAAACGTGAAAATCAAAACATTGGGGCACAAAAGGGGTAAAAATGTACACGAGCCAAGCCATGTTTAATTCTGGACGTTTCTTTACAGAAAAACAGAATGTGACACATGTTGACCCACCATCAAATCGCAcgagtacaaaaaaaaacactttggaaGGTTTAAAAAGACAGCGCAGAAACGACTTACAAAGCTTGCTTGAcccccccaaagaaaaaaaatcaacttttaaaaacaaacagttaCTCTCCATCACCTTCTGCCTTATCCTGCTGGTCGTCCACTGCAGATTGTTCCTCCGCTAGCTGCAACTCCTCCGCGTTGCCTCCCCCAACCGCTGATTGGGTAGCGGCGGCGTCTTCCTCCTTCTCGGGCGCCCGGCTGCCTCCCGCAAGCGCCGGTTCGGTAGCGGCGGCGTCTTCCTCCTTCTCGGGCGCCCGGCTGCCTCCCGCAAGCGCCGGTTCGGTAGCGgcgtcctcttcctccttcttgaGCGCCTCGCAGCCGCCCGCAAGCGGCGGTTCGGCAGCAGCGTCGTCGCCTTGGCCGTCCTTGGCCGCGTCCTCCTTCTTGGGCTCTTCGTCTTTGACCACTTCCTGCAGGTTGTACTTCCTGTAGCGCGTGTACTCGCGGACCACGCTGACACAGCATACGCTCTTGATCACCTCCAAGATGATGGTGAGGTCCGGCTGGGTCAGGTTCACCTTGTTCTTGGGGTTCAGCTTGCCTACCAGACCTGCGAGCGACACACGTGGGGAAAAGccatgaaaagcggaggaagacATGGACatagacacagacacagacctaaccctaatcccCCACGGCCTACCGGCTATGGCCTTGATGACGTCATCTCTCTTGTTGTGGCTGTTGTTACGCGCCTTGAAGGCGATCTGGTAGGTGGCGTGGTTGGGCTTCTTGAACCAAGGCTCCAGAAAGGTGGACATGTACCGCATCATGTCCTCCGGGAAGGCCTTGCACGTGCCCGTGACCTGCGTGGATTTGACACACGACATACTTGACATGAAAGAAATGACGATTGCTCGCTTGCTAGAAGCGCGTTgcagtcatcttgctaaaagtaGGACACTGTCGGATTGATTTTTCGCTTCTCACCGGCAGCATGCGGAGAATGACGCgcgtctttttcttcttggtgGCGTGCAGATCGGACAAGATGTGATGAACCAGCTTGTCGGACTCTACAGTTTTGAGTAGCAGAAATGAAAACGCGccactcaaagtcaaagtcagctttatccatccatccatccatccatccatccatccatccatccatccatccatccatccatccatccatccatcagatTTGGACATTGCGGGCAGCCTACGTAGCTGACTTGGACCCTGCATTGATGACGTTTACCCAGATTGCGAGTTCTGATGAAGATGACGTTGTTGGCTCCGCTGTCCAGGGCCTGGAAACGTCGCTCTTGTCTCCCGCCGCCCGCTCGCAGCTGCGCCACCTCTTTCTTCAGAGCGTCCTCCACGTCAACTTCTTCTTTGGCGTTTTCTCCTTCGCTGCATTCTCCGGCTTCCTCTTCAAACTGACCGCCGGCGGAAAGGTCGCACGTTGTCAATGTCAGCTTAAAAGTGTCATAAAATGAAGACGAATAAAATGCAAGCCACTCGGTCGCTCTTGTTTGAACAAGTCCTTCTCTCTTGTGGAAAGCACGAGTTCACTGGAGCAAGTGACCTTTGAGGAAAAGCTGAGTTGATGTTCACTGTCATGTCAACACTTTTCACCATTTGACTAGGTCACAGTGTAAGAGCCAATGTGACAGACGCTGAgctacctacctatctatctacCTAGCTACCTACCTTCTCTGGTCCGTACAGCTTGTCCGCGTACTCGCTGAGCAGGTTGAAGGCCTCCGCCGCGCATTTCCTCTGGTTCATGCTGCATGTGATCAGGATGCCCTGCATGCCCACCTCGAGCTCCCTGGAGCCCCTCCAGCGTTTAGCGTGATGCTGGGCGCCGAAGAAGTGCTTCTTGCCGCGCTTCCGAAACGCGTTCTGCGCCTCCGACATCTTGCCAATGACGTCACTGGAGACAGCTATTAATAAACGGGATGATATTTACTTGTTTTTCTTTGGAGGCTCTGTGTGTTAGCCGCTGagctcggcggcggcggcggcgggcttgGCTGCAAGCTGCGAAGCGATTTAAAAGCGACACGCAATCTCAAAAGACGTCGAGGGTTTATCCAAGTCAAGTTGAATGTGTTACTAGAAAGGTGCGCTCACACTCTGTGACGGAAGGACGCTACATTCACGTTTTGCAGGGACTCTACGGAGTGCGAGGACGGACAAAAAGCACACCACGAAGCAAAGTTCAAAGAGAATTCGATTCGTCGAGGTCGTGTTCGCAAAATTTGCGTTTCAAATCTTACCCAAGTGGTGTCAAATATGAGAATATGCAATTTATTGACGGACACCTCATTGGGCTTAAACGAGGCTTCGACGGCATGAGCGGAGGGACAAACGTTTCGAGAATTACGCCAAGTAAATGATCAACAACGTCAAATGTATTCATTGAGTCACACTTcgagtgaaagaaaaaaatggtcaCACGCAACTTACTTGCTCTTTGTTGTGATAAATATTCGCAAATGTAACTTTGGTGAAAAAGGACACCCCTCACTCAAGTCAAAAGACCAGGACTTCTACGGAGGCCTATGAGGGTCAACAGACCAATTTACGCCGCTCTGTCATGTTACGGCGTCCAAATAGGGCGGGAGTCGACTCTGTGACATCTTTATTGTTTCTTGGAGTACAATCTAAATGATTGCTTGTTTTGttcaaaagtaaaaaatattaTACGCATAAATAACTGCaatactccccccctccccccccccccaaatcatTCCACCCCTCCACATCAGGCTTGCAAGCATAATGTGAAGCCCTCAAATGACTTCCTGAGCGTTACCAGCTCTTCCTCAACATGGACTTCGGAGGCGGCCGCGTGGCTCTGACGTGAGACGTCGAAATAGACCACCTGGACTTTAGGGCCGACTCCCACTGGAAAAAGTGGCACCGCTTATTTTGGGTAGGCCCCGTCTCCTCGCCGCCACCTGAGCGGCGGCCGGCGCAGCAGTAGAAGCCCTTTCCTTGATTGGGTCCCCCGTTGGACACCCGCAGAGACTTGGCGCGTCGTCCACAGTGGCACAGTGGCGACGTCACCTTCCCAGTGGTGGAAAGGGCGGCGACGCCAATGGCGACATCAGGGGCAGGCGCCCTCTCCCAGTTGCCATTGAATGGGTAGGCTTCTTTTGATTTGCTCGCCTCACGATTCTCCGCGTTGTCGAGCGAAACAAGCGCCCCCTCGGCGTCATCCTCCAGAACCACGTCGTCGTACGTGGACCGGTCCTCGTCTTCCACGCAGAACTCCTCCTCCCTTGAGGTTGGAATTTGCGGGCCGCCAACGACGGAGGAGCACGGAAGCGGGCCGTTGCCCTCTTTGCAGACGCCCCACAGCGGTGTTGTCCTCCCACCGACAAGTGTCTTTCGGCTTTGAAGGGAGTCTGGGACCTGAAGCGTGTTTTCCTCGGTGGaccttgttttatttattgcagTCTGATGGCTTGCTCTGTTGGGGCCGGCCGGGGCCTTTGGGCAATTTTCGGTCAGCGCGGGTTTGGCTGCCAAGGGTGTCTGTGATAAGATGACAACAGTACGTAGGGAGCTTTGAAGAATTCTTCCAAATAAAACGATTCCTGTGTAACCTAACAACTCTTGGTCATATTTGTCTTCTTTACTCTTGTAAAACAATGAATTTGTGCTCCTTAAATTGGCATTTTTAtctcagaaaaaaacaaacatttttattcAAGTACAGTATACTGCAACTACAACTTTatttctgggggaaaaaaaaaaacccaaaaaacatCCATACTTGATTCATTTAAAAGAAGCGTGCGCTGGGGAGGACGGTGGCGAGCAAGAGGCGGGAGTTGAGGAATGGGCATGTGAGATGGGACGTCCACTCACCCTCTCCAAGCTCCTTGTGATCTTCATCACGCAGCCGTCCCTCATCATCCTGGCCGCCAGCCGAGCCGTGTTCCTGGCGTCGTCCAGACCTGAAGAGCAAAATGGAATCGTTACGAGCTGACAAGGACGAGTAGAGGTGAAGCTCTTGTTCCCGTACCGCAATGCTCTCTGCCAGAGAACTCTATTCCCACGTCTTGCAGTGCTCCGTTCAGACCTTGGGGTTTCCTGTCGTAGAATTTCTACAAGAGAGAAAATCACGTTTGAAGCCACGGGCAGCACAAggcggggtgggggtggggcgcTCTCTCCGGACGGCGCCAGAAAAGTTGAGTCCAATTCTTTTCGCGCAATAATGTTGCCGTTTCAGAAACTTTCCATCGACTCTCTTCTCAACGACACAACGTACGTAagcgttcccccccccccccctaattgGTTTGCCCAAAGAAGTGCAATTGAAACGTACCCTGTACGTGCTCCTCAAATCGATCCAGCTGTTGAGCACGTGGGGTTTGTGGATCTGCTTGCGTTGACACTCGTAGCGCAAGCAAACGCCGAGATCCCAATCTGCTGACGAGCGCCTTCTCACAATCACGGATTCACGTGTTTGGATGGTGAATATTCTACCTGACCACGTGAGGAAAGCGCAGAGCTTTTGGCCGGGCGGCTGGGCCGAGGAGCTGTGTTGCCGGGCGGCAAAGACGGCACCCTTCTCCAGGcgcagcttctgcagccagcgGCCGAACTGAGACAGACAAATCTGGAGCGGGACCCCCGCCTCCACCTGCATCTGTAAGGCGTGCTTGTGTTTTTATTGAGCTTTGTTTTTTCGATTTGGAGCAACTCCCGTCCGTATCTGCCGTGGGTCACCTGTGTGATCCCGGTGAGCTCGGTGCAGAAAGTTGACAGTGTGGGCCGCTCCTGAGGTTGAACGTACGCGTGAAACTCCGACTCCATCTCACCCGTGCAGGTATTGAGAAGAACGGCCGGGAACTCGACTCAAGGAGAAAACCAAAACAATGACGATGCAAAAACAATGAGAAGGCACTTTTGAAAATGGAAACTTACTTATTTCTTGAGTGAGGTTGTTTTTCTCTCGCCAACATGTGGACTCAAAATCAATGACAATCAGGTATGAAAATATTTGATCTGATACAAAACATCAAACACAATCAGCTAGGGAATTCCAAATGAGCGTTCTTGTCTCATGACGTCACTAACTTGACAGCAGAGTCCTCTTTTGCGCCGCGGATGACTGCCGATGCTGCCTCAGCAGGCCCAATTCTCTGGACACAATTAGGTATAAATAATCAGACGTCATCTTTCACAATTCAAACACAAATTGATTCAGCAAACATGATTCGCAGATTCAGCAAACATGATTCGCAGAAACCGATGGTGCTAAAGCGAATACTGCAGCCTTGCTTACCTTTGACGCGATCGTACTTTTAAGACATGAGTGGTTGTTTGGCTGCCGAACTTTACGCAGCCTATCTGATCATCACGAAAATGCCCGTGGCAAAGATCTGACGCacgatctctctctctctctctgtctgtctctcgctctcgctctctctctctctctctctcgctctctctctctctctcgctctctctctctctctcgctctctctcgattGTTTATCACACATCTACTCACTTGGCTAGCTTCTTTGTCGACAttttcgccggccgcttgagctGATCCGTATCGCAGGATTTCAACGGAGGCTAGCTAGGGCAAGTAAACAGCAAATGGCAATGGCGCTTTCTTTTGAAACGAGTGGCATCCATGATTGTGTGCTTGGCTAGTTTGGTCCGCAAGGCAGCAAAATCGAAAGCAGAGTGAAAGCGGATCCGTACACGACGCGTCCGTATCGAGCTTCAAAATAAAGCTTTGCCCTTCGGATTTCACCACGTTAATTCGATGGAAAACCTCTGAGAATTATGTATTAATCATTGAAGATGAACTGGATTAGCAGTACCAAAAAACGGCCATACACCCCGAGCATTATTATTGATGTGTATGACTTgcgatttattttgaaagtaagCGACTCAAGCCAGCGGATTTGACTTGGCTCCATCGTCAAGtagctttccttccttccttccttcgttCCTTCTCCGCTCACGcgctgcatgtgtgcgtgttttcAATCGTAACTCTAAAGATGTGAATTTGGAAGGTGCTGGAACGAACGTCATACATAACACGGTAACTAAATGTGCGGTTTTTTAAATGGAGTtagtttttattatattttggaGGCTTAACGCAGCAGTGTTCCCACACAGATGTATTAGCATGAATATTAAACTGAAGTGGTTACATTTggtctgaacttttttttttaactgaacaATTTGatcgacctttttttttttctctttttcaatCCTACTTGTTTACACTTGCTCGCTCACTCGTCAACTCGCAAGACGACTTATGAACTCACTCACTGATTGAATAACTCACCAAATTCCCTCACTCGTTCACTGAATAAAGCATTCACCGACTCGCTCCATAATTCCGCCACCAAGTCATGAACTCACCTCTGCACGTCGTAAGCCGCTCAGTCCCTAATTTCGCACCCGCTCAGCAACAGCCCCATTCATCAATGATCGTAAAAGTCCAGCACGAATTGTGCCGCAAACGACTTCTGTGTTCATTTTGCCTCCACGTCAAGATCGGCCGGCCGCAAAATGGAGCCCTCGCCCTCGAAGCCCTTCAacgggaagaaaagaaaaaagggtgCGGATCTTCCTCCCGATGCGGCGAAGAGGGCCAGAAGGCAACGCGCCGGCGCTGACCAAACCGAGCGAGCGGGCCCGCTGATCTCTGTGGCTCCCCAACGCCTGCGGCAGCCCATCGCCGCCGAGGAGCTGACGGAGCTCCTGCACTACGCCGCTCTCGGGGACGGCGGCGCGGTCGGACGGCCAAGGTCGCCGAggttcgctcgttcggggccgCCTCGGTGAATTGACGCCTGAGCAGCCGTGTGTGTTTTGCAGTTGGTGTGATGTGCGCGCACAAAGCCGTGTTGAAGGCGTcaacgtggtggtggtggagggcgTGAGCCAAAGCGACTTCTACAATCACTACCTGACTCTGAGCAACTTGAGGAGCCGCTTCAGCAATGTGAGGCCATTCCCTGACTAAGGAGAAGCCACGCTTATTGTTGCTTTGTTTGCGTTAGAGGTTGACCTTCACGTCGGGCGGCAGCGGCGCCCTGCTTTCTACCATCTTCGGCACGCCGGTGGAAGCGCCGCGGCGGCAAGACGGCAAGCTGAACAAAGGTCGGCGAGGAAGGCTCGCTCTTCTAGACCACTCAGTTAGTTTGTCAGTCCTGGAGAATGTGCGTGAGGTGACGCCACACGTGTTTGCAGCGCTGAGGACTCACCCGGTGGTGCTCAAGTACGGGACGAGCAAACGGGGCCTGACGGCCTACGTGCTCGGCCAGGAGGAGCTGATCAAGCGGCGTTACCCCGTGAAAGGTGACGGCTGGCCCCCTGCGCCCTTCCTCTGGTGAGGCCGGCGCTCGTTCACCCTCTGGTTGCCCGTCGTTCTCGCCGTCGCCAGGGCTGCCCGGCTTCGAGGACTTTGCGTGCGTCGACCGCGTAGACGTGACGGACGCCAGCCCTCTCTTTGGACTGGACTGCGAAATGGTGAGACGACTTGAGCGCCGCCCCTTCCCCAAGTGACCGCAGCCGGCCACAGTGTCTCACCAGGAGGGGCTACGAGCTGACCCGAGTCTCCCTGGTGGACAGCGAGGGCAAGTGCGCCATGGACCGGCTGGTTAAACCCGACAGCCCAATCCTCGACTACCTGACCAAGTAAGCGCCGTGGAGCTCGCCAACTTTTATGAGGTCAGACAAACGCAAACTTCCGAAGCCCGcgtgcgccgccgccgccgtcaggTTCTCCGGCATCACGGCGGCCATGTTGGATCCGGTCAAGAGGAGTTTGCGTGACGTCCAAGCCGAGCTGAGGACGCTGTTGCCGCGCGACGCCGTCCTGGTGGGCCACTCTGTCAACAACGACCTAGCCGCTCTCAAAGTAAGCGGGCGGCGCCGGGACAGAAAGCCACAGCGGCGCGTAATTCTCCGACTCCTCGCAGCTGATCTATCCTCACGTGATTGACACGTCGCTGCTCTACGTGAAAGAATTTGGCCAGAGGTTCAAGTTGAAGCTCCTGGCCGAGGTGGTGCTCGGCAGGAGCATCCAGACCCCCGAGCGGGAAGGCCACTGTCCGGCGGAGGACGCCTTGGCCGCTTTGGATCTGGCCAAATACTTCATAAGCAAGTCACCTCTGaaggtgagggttagggtttgtggTGACCCCTTGTGGAGATTTGCCGCCGACCCATCTTTTCCATTCTTCTGTTAGCTTGTCGAGGATCACCTGGAGGACCTTTGGGGTTTGACCGcagaagacgacgacgacggcGACGAGCCCGCGCCCAGTAGCAGGTGCGCGTCCAAAGCGCAGCTTTGCGTTGTGTTGCTATGgtaaccccccccctccattgcCCAGGTTTGCCGATGCTTTGCAGCGTCTGGGCAGGTCCCTCTGCTATGTGGGGAAACGCCGCGACATCACCCTACACCCGGCCAATCAGCTGTGGCACAACTCGGACAAACAGGTGAGGCTCCGGGCCTCGGCTGAATTTCAGCGTCCTAACAAACGGATGGACCGAGGGAAAATGCGAGCGAGGGCTTCTTCTCGTCAAGGGACTCGTGCGCACGTGTGCAGGTGCTGGCCTCTTTCCTGGGACAGAGCAAGCGGCCCTTCTTCTCGGTGCTCAGCTTTTCCTCCTTCTCGAGCCGCCCTCCATGTCAAGACCACAAGGTGAAGACTCGGCGCACAAGTGTGTGCGCTGTCCCACTgaccgtgtgtgcgcgcgccttTGTTAGGTGAGCCGCCGTCTTCAGCAAATGCGCGTGGTGTTTGCCGGACCGTTTCCCGCCGGCTTCTCCCAGGGAGAAGTGAAGCGACTCTTCAGCCGCTGTGGCTCGGTCAGGGCCGTCCAAATGCTGAGCGGCACGCACAGGGTGCGTTTGATTCACACGCCCAAGCGAAATATCCCGCGTGAGAGCTGAGGTGGCTTTTGTGCAGGTTCACGCCGCGGTGGAGTTCAAGTTACTGGAAGGAGCCGCGCTGGCGCTGCAACTGCTCAACGGGGCCCCCGTGCAGGGACAGGCCCTGAAGGTGGGCTCGCCGAGGCACCATTCATTGGATGCCCTCTTTTCTTTTCGAATTGCAACAGTCGCAGTTGAAAAAGAAAAGCCCCCCTGCATGGTTTGGAGGCATTTCCTCCGTCCCTTTCAGGTTCAGAGGCCGGTGAGCGAGTCCACGCTGGATTTTGAGCTGACTCTGGAGGCGCTGACCAACGACGCCGTCAACGCGTGCCGCCTCTACACGCTCAAGCGCGCTCACGCAGGGGACGGCCAGGCTTCTGCCTCCGGCCAACTGAGCCACGAGTCCTTGACGAAGACGTTTGGCCGCTTTGGCGCCGTGGAGAGCGTCACGTTAACGGGCAAACCCGGAGGACGGGCCAAACGGGCCTTCATAGGTGAGGATGGGCGTGGGTCATTTAGCCGGCCGGCGTTTGCCTCAACTGTCGTGCCTCTCGCAGAGTTTCAGCGTTCCGAGGGCAAACGAGCGGCCGTGGAATCCGCCGCGGAACTTTGGTCGGAAAAGTACGTGACGTGTCCGGCGCTGACTCCGGCCCACGCCGCTTGCGGCCTGTGGCGGCACCGAGGGCCGCATCAGCCGAGAGGCCAAACGGAGCCGGAACATCCTCAGGTGGAGCGGCCGCTTCTCACCTACGGGCTGACTCAGCACTAACCCGCTGCGCTTTCTTTCTCCCTCCCGTGAAGAACGTGGCGGAGCGTCACAGGATGCAAAAGCTGGACGCGCGCCTCGGCAAAGTCTTCCGCTCTCTCCCAGAAGGCGCCTTGTCTGTGGTGCTGCTGCTTGCTCCCCACAGGTGAGTGATGCGCcaagcttttgtttttgttttttttccaaccgtGCGACTTTCTCTTGAGCTTTCCTCCTTTGCGTCTCCTCAGCGTCGAGGAGCCGCCGTCACCTGGCCTGTGCTTCTTGGAGATCAAGTCCAAAGTCAAAGGTCTCACATGACGGGCGCCTCTTGACTGGATGCTCCTTTTGGAAATTGGTCTCTTCGAGGCCCAAACTTTCAGCGTCATCAAGGCGTTCTGAAAGACAGTGATGCTGTaggtttgctgctgctgttgggcgaaaaaaaaccaaaaacaaaccCTTGGCCTTGTACTGCGTTTGCCCAGGTGACacggcagaagaaaaaaatgcgcTGAACAAAGTGACCGAGGCGGTGATTGTAAGAAAATGCTTTAATTTTTTCATCTCCCTGCCTTTTTTCCCAAGGAAATACCAAAGGATTTTTGAACCTCGTAGAAAAACAAGGTCAATATTTATAACCATTTTGTCACATTTGCCGAACAGCGACAAAACATgtgtacaaaaagaaaacatagaATCATCACCTCCAACCAAATCAGTGCCATAATAAATGATCACATTGTTTGGTGATAGGTATCCTTTCTGTACGTTTGCTAAAACAAGATCATATTTGTTGATTTTAAAATGACCTCACGCTCAACCCTGATGTTGTCAACGACACTTTCACCTTGCGGCAGCTTAGCTCACGCGCACGCAAGTAAAAacgaaacaaagaaaaaaaccatACAAAACGCAAAATGGAGAAGAGCGCACcagctccattgccgttttgccTCGTGTGTAAAAGAACTGTTTGGATTGTGCGTGTTGAAGTATGGGAAAGCGGAACCGTCCGTCTCTATGGCTTGTGGGCGCCGCGCCTCCGCTCCGCCCCgcctgctggctggctggctggtccCGAGTTTGCCTCTCCCCTCGGTGCTACCTACCACACCTCGGGGACCTCAAACGGCGACGATGACGTTCCAGCACCGGAACGAGGAGAAACTGAAA comes from the Syngnathus scovelli strain Florida chromosome 5, RoL_Ssco_1.2, whole genome shotgun sequence genome and includes:
- the thumpd1 gene encoding THUMP domain-containing protein 1 isoform X1, coding for MSEAQNAFRKRGKKHFFGAQHHAKRWRGSRELEVGMQGILITCSMNQRKCAAEAFNLLSEYADKLYGPEKLTLTTCDLSAGGQFEEEAGECSEGENAKEEVDVEDALKKEVAQLRAGGGRQERRFQALDSGANNVIFIRTRNLESDKLVHHILSDLHATKKKKTRVILRMLPVTGTCKAFPEDMMRYMSTFLEPWFKKPNHATYQIAFKARNNSHNKRDDVIKAIAGLVGKLNPKNKVNLTQPDLTIILEVIKSVCCVSVVREYTRYRKYNLQEVVKDEEPKKEDAAKDGQGDDAAAEPPLAGGCEALKKEEEDAATEPALAGGSRAPEKEEDAAATEPALAGGSRAPEKEEDAAATQSAVGGGNAEELQLAEEQSAVDDQQDKAEGDGE
- the thumpd1 gene encoding THUMP domain-containing protein 1 isoform X2, producing the protein MSEAQNAFRKRGKKHFFGAQHHAKRWRGSRELEVGMQGILITCSMNQRKCAAEAFNLLSEYADKLYGPEKFEEEAGECSEGENAKEEVDVEDALKKEVAQLRAGGGRQERRFQALDSGANNVIFIRTRNLESDKLVHHILSDLHATKKKKTRVILRMLPVTGTCKAFPEDMMRYMSTFLEPWFKKPNHATYQIAFKARNNSHNKRDDVIKAIAGLVGKLNPKNKVNLTQPDLTIILEVIKSVCCVSVVREYTRYRKYNLQEVVKDEEPKKEDAAKDGQGDDAAAEPPLAGGCEALKKEEEDAATEPALAGGSRAPEKEEDAAATEPALAGGSRAPEKEEDAAATQSAVGGGNAEELQLAEEQSAVDDQQDKAEGDGE
- the eri2 gene encoding ERI1 exoribonuclease 2, yielding MSTKKLAKELGLLRQHRQSSAAQKRTLLSNQIFSYLIVIDFESTCWREKNNLTQEIIEFPAVLLNTCTGEMESEFHAYVQPQERPTLSTFCTELTGITQMQVEAGVPLQICLSQFGRWLQKLRLEKGAVFAARQHSSSAQPPGQKLCAFLTWSDWDLGVCLRYECQRKQIHKPHVLNSWIDLRSTYRKFYDRKPQGLNGALQDVGIEFSGREHCGLDDARNTARLAARMMRDGCVMKITRSLERTPLAAKPALTENCPKAPAGPNRASHQTAINKTRSTEENTLQVPDSLQSRKTLVGGRTTPLWGVCKEGNGPLPCSSVVGGPQIPTSREEEFCVEDEDRSTYDDVVLEDDAEGALVSLDNAENREASKSKEAYPFNGNWERAPAPDVAIGVAALSTTGKVTSPLCHCGRRAKSLRVSNGGPNQGKGFYCCAGRRSGGGEETGPTQNKRCHFFQWESALKSRWSISTSHVRATRPPPKSMLRKSW
- the LOC125968993 gene encoding RNA exonuclease 5 isoform X2 encodes the protein MEPSPSKPFNGKKRKKGADLPPDAAKRARRQRAGADQTERAGPLISVAPQRLRQPIAAEELTELLHYAALGDGGAVGRPSWCDVRAQSRVEGVNVVVVEGVSQSDFYNHYLTLSNLRSRFSNRLTFTSGGSGALLSTIFGTPVEAPRRQDGKLNKALRTHPVVLKYGTSKRGLTAYVLGQEELIKRRYPVKGLPGFEDFACVDRVDVTDASPLFGLDCEMCLTRRGYELTRVSLVDSEGKCAMDRLVKPDSPILDYLTKFSGITAAMLDPVKRSLRDVQAELRTLLPRDAVLVGHSVNNDLAALKLIYPHVIDTSLLYVKEFGQRFKLKLLAEVVLGRSIQTPEREGHCPAEDALAALDLAKYFISKSPLKLVEDHLEDLWGLTAEDDDDGDEPAPSSRFADALQRLGRSLCYVGKRRDITLHPANQLWHNSDKQVLASFLGQSKRPFFSVLSFSSFSSRPPCQDHKVSRRLQQMRVVFAGPFPAGFSQGEVKRLFSRCGSVRAVQMLSGTHRVHAAVEFKLLEGAALALQLLNGAPVQGQALKVQRPVSESTLDFELTLEALTNDAVNACRLYTLKRAHAGDGQASASGQLSHESLTKTFGRFGAVESVTLTGKPGGRAKRAFIEFQRSEGKRAAVESAAELWSEKYVTCPALTPAHAACGLWRHRGPHQPRGQTEPEHPQNVAERHRMQKLDARLGKVFRSLPEGALSVVLLLAPHSVEEPPSPGLCFLEIKSKVKGLT
- the LOC125968993 gene encoding RNA exonuclease 5 isoform X1, giving the protein MEPSPSKPFNGKKRKKGADLPPDAAKRARRQRAGADQTERAGPLISVAPQRLRQPIAAEELTELLHYAALGDGGAVGRPRSPSWCDVRAQSRVEGVNVVVVEGVSQSDFYNHYLTLSNLRSRFSNRLTFTSGGSGALLSTIFGTPVEAPRRQDGKLNKALRTHPVVLKYGTSKRGLTAYVLGQEELIKRRYPVKGLPGFEDFACVDRVDVTDASPLFGLDCEMCLTRRGYELTRVSLVDSEGKCAMDRLVKPDSPILDYLTKFSGITAAMLDPVKRSLRDVQAELRTLLPRDAVLVGHSVNNDLAALKLIYPHVIDTSLLYVKEFGQRFKLKLLAEVVLGRSIQTPEREGHCPAEDALAALDLAKYFISKSPLKLVEDHLEDLWGLTAEDDDDGDEPAPSSRFADALQRLGRSLCYVGKRRDITLHPANQLWHNSDKQVLASFLGQSKRPFFSVLSFSSFSSRPPCQDHKVSRRLQQMRVVFAGPFPAGFSQGEVKRLFSRCGSVRAVQMLSGTHRVHAAVEFKLLEGAALALQLLNGAPVQGQALKVQRPVSESTLDFELTLEALTNDAVNACRLYTLKRAHAGDGQASASGQLSHESLTKTFGRFGAVESVTLTGKPGGRAKRAFIEFQRSEGKRAAVESAAELWSEKYVTCPALTPAHAACGLWRHRGPHQPRGQTEPEHPQNVAERHRMQKLDARLGKVFRSLPEGALSVVLLLAPHSVEEPPSPGLCFLEIKSKVKGLT